The Streptomyces nitrosporeus genome includes a window with the following:
- a CDS encoding PASTA domain-containing protein produces MSGTSAQRLLRNDSRTMRVAADEAAGITTQEAETLLRALRAGEEVLALYRREEGRAALTEGALILLDKRTSVRVPVPLVVLRPAHGPQRRVELSVRGRPAGFWGSATDPAGELLVRRGRPAAGSPAPGAPVPPAGPAGEKPGLREVLAGETVSLPEDGRKALLEELEPGEAVRALYHDGWSYAALTSRGLILLRGFLSPKAIRVPGPWKILRGPYGILDSVDLLVGGKLHKLHGSKLDPKGKLLVSGGEALPPDSPLRPGPKARRLTWMRRHPVLMSVGTVALLAGGLASGPGEGTATTGASADGSLRVPFFGNSSLAAATAEADGQGWMRVSTADATSGFRPVTGSAADWRICFQTPARGETVRPSSRMLTLYAVPEREECPANLFGPRRILMPDLVGERYADASDTLAGLDVEATRVDRFHAHTGKRLSDDPDGQAAWEVCRQQPDPGTEISTWRPVDLWLIGPGDPCTAPSPKPTPKPKPKPKPKPEPEPKPKADPEPRPRPSYGSGSGGSPSGGGTSSGGSGGGSTSGGSSTGGSTGGSGGTSGGGAGVGFGRYCSPVGATATTADGRPAKCYMGKDGQARWGYNSG; encoded by the coding sequence ATGTCCGGGACTTCAGCGCAGCGTCTCCTGCGGAACGACTCACGCACCATGCGGGTGGCGGCCGACGAAGCCGCGGGAATCACCACCCAGGAAGCGGAAACGCTCCTGCGTGCCCTCCGGGCAGGAGAAGAGGTACTCGCCCTCTACCGCCGGGAGGAAGGGCGTGCGGCCCTCACCGAAGGCGCCCTGATCCTTCTGGACAAGAGGACCTCGGTCCGGGTCCCCGTGCCGCTGGTGGTCCTCCGCCCCGCCCACGGCCCCCAGCGGCGCGTGGAACTCTCCGTGCGGGGCCGGCCCGCCGGTTTCTGGGGCTCGGCGACCGACCCGGCGGGCGAACTGCTCGTACGCAGGGGGAGACCCGCGGCCGGGAGCCCCGCGCCCGGGGCGCCGGTGCCGCCCGCAGGGCCCGCCGGAGAGAAGCCCGGCCTGCGCGAGGTCCTGGCGGGCGAGACGGTCAGTCTCCCCGAGGACGGCAGGAAGGCGCTGCTGGAGGAGCTGGAACCCGGCGAAGCGGTCCGCGCGCTCTACCACGACGGCTGGAGCTATGCCGCGCTGACCAGCCGCGGACTCATCCTGCTGCGCGGTTTCCTGTCGCCCAAGGCGATACGTGTGCCGGGGCCCTGGAAGATTCTCCGCGGCCCGTACGGCATCCTCGACTCCGTCGACCTCCTCGTCGGAGGCAAGCTCCACAAGCTGCACGGCTCGAAGCTGGACCCCAAGGGGAAGCTCCTCGTCTCCGGGGGAGAGGCGCTGCCCCCCGACTCCCCCCTCCGCCCCGGCCCGAAGGCCCGCCGGCTCACATGGATGCGCCGGCACCCGGTCCTGATGTCCGTGGGGACGGTGGCACTGCTCGCCGGCGGGCTGGCGTCCGGACCCGGCGAGGGGACCGCCACGACGGGGGCGAGCGCCGACGGCAGCCTGCGGGTCCCGTTCTTCGGCAACTCCTCCCTCGCGGCGGCCACCGCCGAGGCCGACGGCCAGGGGTGGATGAGGGTGTCGACGGCCGACGCGACCTCAGGCTTCCGGCCGGTGACGGGTTCCGCGGCGGACTGGCGGATCTGCTTCCAGACGCCTGCCAGGGGCGAGACCGTCCGGCCCTCCTCCAGGATGCTGACCCTGTACGCCGTACCGGAGAGGGAGGAGTGCCCGGCGAACCTGTTCGGGCCGCGCCGCATCCTCATGCCGGACCTGGTCGGTGAGCGCTACGCGGACGCCTCGGACACGCTTGCCGGGCTCGACGTCGAAGCCACCCGGGTGGACCGCTTCCACGCGCACACAGGGAAGCGCCTGAGCGACGACCCGGACGGCCAGGCCGCCTGGGAGGTCTGCCGCCAGCAACCGGACCCCGGCACCGAGATCTCCACGTGGAGGCCGGTCGACCTGTGGCTGATCGGCCCGGGAGACCCCTGTACCGCCCCCAGCCCGAAGCCCACACCGAAGCCGAAGCCGAAGCCGAAGCCGAAGCCGGAACCCGAGCCGAAGCCGAAGGCCGACCCCGAGCCGCGCCCCCGGCCCTCGTACGGCAGCGGTTCCGGCGGAAGCCCGTCCGGCGGCGGCACTTCGTCCGGCGGCAGCGGCGGAGGATCCACCTCGGGCGGGTCGTCCACAGGCGGGTCCACGGGCGGGTCCGGTGGCACCTCCGGCGGTGGAGCCGGTGTCGGCTTCGGACGGTACTGCTCACCCGTGGGTGCCACCGCGACCACGGCCGACGGCCGCCCCGCGAAGTGCTACATGGGCAAGGACGGCCAGGCGAGGTGGGGTTACAACAGCGGGTGA